From Enterococcus mundtii, the proteins below share one genomic window:
- a CDS encoding M42 family metallopeptidase — MNKNEEQLLIDLTTARGVPGNEEEVRKVYKKYAEQFTDDIFYDGLGSIIAKHDSGKGPKVFISGHMDEVGFMVTKITDKGFIEFQTLGGWWGQVMLAQQVEIKTQEGKIIHGVIGSKPPHVLTAEVRNKPYDIKDMFIDIGATSKEEATKWGIRPGDMVTPYIEYRRMNDGKFLLAKAWDNRIGTAVSLRVLENLAKEGHPNVLFAGSDVQEEVGLRGARTSTHLVDPDIAIALDTGTAGDTPGMTPKEADSVLGKGPQILIFDASMIPHKKLLNFVIQVAEEMAIPFQYTVITGGGTDAGQMHVSRNGVPSIAITVPVRYLHSHTSIIHEEDYFNTVKLVTEVVKRLDSEKVAEIRSYE, encoded by the coding sequence TTGAATAAAAATGAAGAACAATTATTGATTGATTTAACAACTGCGCGTGGCGTACCAGGAAATGAAGAAGAGGTACGAAAAGTCTATAAAAAATATGCAGAGCAATTCACAGATGATATTTTTTACGATGGTTTAGGTAGTATCATCGCAAAACATGATTCTGGCAAGGGCCCTAAAGTATTTATCTCCGGACATATGGATGAAGTTGGCTTTATGGTTACAAAGATCACAGATAAAGGATTTATTGAATTTCAAACACTAGGTGGTTGGTGGGGCCAAGTCATGTTGGCACAACAAGTAGAAATCAAGACCCAAGAGGGAAAAATTATCCATGGCGTGATTGGTTCAAAACCACCACATGTCTTGACTGCTGAAGTTCGTAACAAACCGTATGATATCAAAGATATGTTTATTGACATCGGTGCGACAAGCAAAGAAGAAGCGACGAAATGGGGCATTCGTCCTGGTGATATGGTCACTCCTTATATTGAATATCGTCGAATGAATGATGGAAAATTCTTGTTAGCAAAAGCATGGGACAATCGTATTGGGACAGCTGTTTCTTTACGTGTACTTGAAAATCTAGCAAAAGAAGGACATCCGAATGTCTTATTTGCTGGAAGTGATGTACAAGAAGAAGTTGGTTTAAGAGGTGCGCGCACAAGTACTCATTTGGTTGACCCTGACATAGCGATTGCTTTAGATACAGGTACTGCTGGAGATACACCAGGGATGACACCGAAAGAGGCAGATTCAGTTTTAGGTAAAGGACCACAAATCTTGATTTTCGATGCTTCGATGATCCCACATAAAAAATTATTGAATTTTGTGATCCAAGTGGCAGAAGAAATGGCTATTCCATTCCAATATACTGTCATCACCGGTGGGGGAACAGATGCGGGCCAAATGCATGTGTCACGTAATGGTGTGCCATCTATTGCAATCACTGTCCCCGTTCGTTATCTGCATTCACATACATCGATCATCCATGAAGAAGATTACTTCAATACAGTGAAGTTAGTTACTGAAGTAGTCAAACGTTTGGATAGTGAAAAAGTAGCAGAAATCAGGAGCTATGAGTAA
- the dltC gene encoding D-alanine--poly(phosphoribitol) ligase subunit DltC gives MEEQVLTILAEITGTDEVKENKEIDLFGEGLLDSLGSVQLLVELDGQLDVQVPVSEFDREEWATPNKIIDQINELKG, from the coding sequence ATGGAAGAACAAGTTTTAACGATTTTAGCAGAGATTACAGGTACAGATGAAGTGAAAGAAAATAAAGAAATCGATTTGTTTGGTGAAGGTTTATTGGATTCACTAGGGTCTGTTCAATTATTAGTTGAGCTGGATGGACAACTTGATGTACAAGTTCCTGTCTCAGAATTTGACCGAGAAGAATGGGCAACACCAAATAAAATTATTGATCAAATCAACGAATTGAAGGGATAA
- a CDS encoding MBL fold metallo-hydrolase — MKLTVLGCLGAYPYKKQGTTSYLLQADQFNLLIDAGSATLVKLEDHLDPLALDAVIISHYHHDHIADLGVLQYEWQLHPNRDQEKILPIYGHTKDASHFEQLTMPGVSQGVAYDPTQELEVGPFSITFLETIHPVVCYAMRIVERATGKVFVFTGDSGYLESFIPFAKEADLFLADTYLFAGNERHKAHFTSKESGEIAKAAKVKKLVLTHLPQFGDLTQLENEAKEAAGEEIEVALAEVDKVFDI, encoded by the coding sequence ATGAAATTAACCGTTTTAGGTTGCTTAGGTGCATATCCTTATAAAAAACAAGGAACGACGAGTTATTTGTTGCAAGCTGATCAATTTAATTTGTTGATTGATGCAGGGAGCGCAACGCTTGTGAAATTGGAAGACCATCTTGATCCGCTTGCTTTAGATGCTGTGATCATCAGCCATTATCATCATGACCATATCGCAGATCTAGGTGTCTTGCAATATGAGTGGCAATTGCATCCAAACAGAGATCAAGAAAAGATATTACCAATCTATGGACATACGAAAGATGCCAGTCATTTTGAACAATTGACAATGCCGGGAGTGTCCCAAGGGGTGGCATATGATCCAACCCAAGAACTTGAAGTCGGACCATTTTCGATCACTTTCTTGGAAACGATTCACCCAGTGGTTTGTTATGCCATGCGTATTGTCGAAAGAGCCACCGGAAAAGTATTTGTTTTTACAGGAGATTCTGGCTATTTAGAGAGTTTCATCCCATTTGCTAAAGAGGCGGATCTCTTTTTGGCGGACACGTATCTTTTTGCAGGAAATGAGCGACATAAAGCGCATTTCACTTCAAAAGAATCCGGGGAGATCGCAAAAGCGGCAAAAGTCAAAAAACTGGTTTTGACACACTTGCCACAATTTGGGGACCTAACACAATTAGAGAATGAAGCAAAAGAAGCGGCTGGAGAAGAAATCGAAGTTGCTTTAGCTGAAGTCGATAAAGTGTTTGACATATAG
- the dltB gene encoding D-alanyl-lipoteichoic acid biosynthesis protein DltB: protein MSLPHMIPYAEPYYFLLLSFALAPIIFSLLFFQKRLGTYQVLVTFFFLFISFGGMYWQQGLALIGYVIWQSILVWCYFTYRKKRNQSVWFYLAVVLAILPLAITKVTPFLTSGKGSLFSFLGISYLTFKSVQMIMEMRDGMIKTYHPYRYIQFLLFFPTISSGPIDRYRRFEKDQLQPPTKEQYLEMLEKGVHHLFMGFLYKFIIGHYLGQVLLPIVSKGALTHGGVSWWLLGYMYVYSLYLFFDFAGYSLFAVGTSYLMGYDTPINFNKPFLAWNIKEFWNRWHMSLSFWFRDYVYMRLMFFLMKKKWFKSKIVTSNIGYFALFLLMGVWHGLTWYYILYGIYHATLICVTDAWIRYKKKRKKKLPSNRLTHAFSVFMTFQAVCASLLIFSGFLDQLFFK from the coding sequence ATGAGTCTCCCACATATGATTCCTTATGCGGAGCCGTATTATTTTCTATTACTGAGTTTCGCGTTAGCGCCAATCATTTTTTCTCTACTATTTTTCCAGAAACGTTTAGGAACTTATCAAGTTCTTGTCACTTTCTTTTTCTTGTTCATCAGCTTTGGAGGAATGTATTGGCAACAAGGACTTGCTTTGATTGGCTATGTGATCTGGCAAAGTATACTTGTTTGGTGTTATTTCACTTATCGAAAAAAAAGAAATCAAAGTGTATGGTTTTATCTAGCGGTAGTTCTAGCAATTCTACCTTTAGCGATTACGAAAGTCACACCATTTCTAACATCTGGTAAGGGATCACTGTTTAGTTTTCTGGGAATTTCCTATTTAACATTCAAATCGGTACAAATGATCATGGAAATGAGAGACGGTATGATCAAAACCTATCATCCTTACCGTTATATTCAGTTCTTGTTGTTTTTCCCAACCATTTCTTCAGGACCAATCGATCGTTATCGAAGATTTGAAAAAGATCAGCTCCAACCACCAACAAAGGAACAATATCTGGAAATGTTGGAAAAAGGGGTCCATCATCTGTTTATGGGTTTTTTATACAAATTCATCATCGGTCATTATCTCGGACAGGTACTGTTACCCATCGTATCAAAAGGAGCCTTGACTCATGGCGGAGTCTCATGGTGGCTATTGGGATACATGTATGTCTATAGTTTGTATCTCTTTTTCGATTTTGCTGGCTATAGTTTGTTTGCAGTTGGTACAAGTTATTTGATGGGCTATGATACCCCGATCAATTTCAACAAACCATTTTTAGCTTGGAATATCAAAGAATTCTGGAATCGTTGGCATATGTCTTTGTCCTTCTGGTTCAGAGATTACGTTTATATGCGGTTGATGTTCTTCTTGATGAAGAAAAAATGGTTCAAGAGCAAGATCGTGACTTCAAATATTGGATACTTTGCATTGTTTCTATTGATGGGTGTCTGGCACGGTTTGACATGGTACTACATTTTATATGGTATCTATCATGCAACATTGATTTGTGTGACAGATGCATGGATTCGTTACAAGAAAAAACGGAAGAAAAAACTTCCTTCCAATCGCTTGACCCACGCATTTTCTGTTTTCATGACGTTTCAAGCGGTGTGTGCTAGCTTATTGATTTTTTCAGGATTTTTAGATCAACTATTTTTTAAATAA
- a CDS encoding DUF975 family protein gives MKNVSEYRKKARASLEGQWGINAWIIFLSVFIGLIIQQLFVGIFPTDSTQANILNFLIQHVLIFAFTYGVYYISLVVVRGGRAKSNLLFAVFQKEYFVSILLINLLNTVFNWLINGIILLPSFLIGGFNTYINLLFNGNASPQGMMNDFTIDLSFAIFTTLLFVVSLFVMTIVAGLFQFAAWTKFDYPKLTVIQSLKYAWFLLKDRIGTYLLLQLSFIGWYILGFIALFFGLLWVIAYVNVSIAQFYEQARIEKGSPMEYFNLG, from the coding sequence ATGAAGAATGTTTCTGAATATCGAAAAAAAGCCCGGGCATCTTTAGAAGGACAGTGGGGGATCAATGCTTGGATCATTTTCCTTTCAGTCTTTATTGGGTTGATCATCCAGCAGCTTTTTGTGGGCATCTTCCCAACAGATAGCACACAGGCAAACATACTCAATTTTTTGATCCAACACGTACTGATCTTTGCTTTTACTTATGGGGTCTATTATATCTCGTTAGTTGTGGTCAGAGGTGGGCGAGCAAAATCTAATCTGTTGTTTGCTGTTTTTCAAAAAGAATATTTTGTATCGATTCTGCTTATCAATCTTTTAAATACCGTATTCAATTGGTTGATCAACGGTATTATACTTTTGCCTAGTTTTTTGATAGGCGGGTTCAATACGTATATCAATTTACTTTTCAATGGAAATGCTTCACCACAAGGGATGATGAATGATTTTACGATTGATCTGAGTTTTGCAATCTTTACAACTTTACTATTCGTCGTGTCGCTATTTGTGATGACGATCGTTGCAGGATTGTTCCAATTTGCTGCTTGGACAAAGTTTGACTATCCGAAACTGACAGTTATCCAAAGTTTGAAATATGCTTGGTTTTTATTAAAAGATCGTATTGGTACCTATCTTCTCCTACAACTTTCTTTTATTGGTTGGTATATTCTCGGATTTATTGCGCTATTCTTTGGTTTACTCTGGGTGATTGCTTACGTCAATGTGTCGATTGCACAGTTTTACGAACAAGCCCGTATTGAAAAAGGTAGCCCAATGGAATACTTTAACTTAGGATAA
- the dltD gene encoding D-alanyl-lipoteichoic acid biosynthesis protein DltD: MKKKLFAIFGPVIFAFILIAIFFTSSYRVNVADPEIIHRAASSMSDNVLRGDVIKNTAFTEKKYVPFLGSSELSRISPFHPSVLAQKYQRSYEPFLLGAPGTQSLSQFMMMRSAGRDLRNKKVVVIVSPQWFVKDGVKEDYFSTHYSELQTLDWLFSIKKVTASDRYFARRLLSFSIVSKDEEITRILNTVQKGIKPNDKELAGLEDKWNILKREDELFSGIGLTDKQKQIDQATKPLPTSYEKEQLSQLATQIGASKTKNNPFALKDDFYNTRIKHHLDELKDSQKDWDYRFSKEYSDFQLLLQQLANEHTEALFILPPVNEKWSDYTGLSQEMLQGFAKKVKYQLKKQGFQHIADLTKMASVPYFMEDTIHLGWQGWLTADQYIQPFLEEEQPVSHYQMDDAFYSKDWQLQTPDTLPEK, translated from the coding sequence ATGAAGAAAAAGCTGTTTGCGATTTTTGGTCCAGTGATATTTGCGTTTATACTGATTGCGATTTTTTTCACTTCATCTTATCGCGTGAATGTAGCTGACCCAGAAATCATTCATAGAGCAGCCAGTTCGATGTCAGACAACGTCTTACGAGGGGATGTAATCAAAAATACAGCTTTTACTGAAAAAAAGTATGTGCCTTTTCTTGGTTCAAGTGAATTGAGTCGGATCAGTCCCTTTCATCCTTCTGTTTTAGCCCAGAAATATCAACGGAGCTACGAACCATTTTTATTAGGTGCCCCTGGGACTCAATCGCTGAGCCAGTTCATGATGATGCGCTCAGCTGGTAGGGATCTCAGAAATAAAAAAGTAGTGGTTATCGTGTCTCCTCAGTGGTTCGTAAAAGACGGGGTGAAGGAAGACTATTTCAGTACCCACTATTCAGAGTTACAGACATTGGATTGGCTGTTTTCAATAAAAAAAGTGACCGCGTCAGATCGCTATTTCGCGCGACGTTTATTAAGTTTTTCGATCGTTTCAAAAGATGAAGAGATCACGCGGATTTTAAATACAGTACAAAAAGGAATCAAACCCAATGATAAAGAATTAGCGGGCTTGGAAGACAAATGGAACATCTTGAAGCGTGAGGATGAATTATTTAGTGGAATTGGTTTGACGGATAAACAAAAACAGATCGATCAAGCGACCAAACCATTACCGACTAGCTATGAAAAAGAGCAACTAAGTCAGCTCGCTACACAGATCGGTGCTAGTAAAACTAAGAATAATCCTTTTGCTTTAAAAGATGATTTCTACAATACCCGAATCAAACACCATTTAGATGAGTTGAAAGACTCACAGAAAGACTGGGATTATCGTTTTTCAAAGGAATATTCTGATTTTCAATTATTATTGCAACAACTAGCAAATGAACATACTGAAGCACTATTCATTCTTCCACCAGTGAATGAAAAGTGGAGTGATTATACTGGTTTGTCTCAAGAAATGTTGCAAGGATTTGCCAAAAAAGTCAAGTATCAATTAAAGAAACAAGGATTTCAACATATCGCAGACTTAACAAAGATGGCTAGTGTTCCCTATTTTATGGAAGATACGATCCATCTTGGTTGGCAAGGCTGGTTGACTGCAGATCAGTACATCCAACCCTTCTTAGAAGAGGAGCAGCCAGTGAGTCATTATCAGATGGACGATGCTTTCTATAGTAAAGATTGGCAATTGCAGACCCCGGATACACTACCAGAAAAATAA
- a CDS encoding lipoate--protein ligase, whose amino-acid sequence MIFVPNENHDPRVNLAIETFLLQEMPLEEPILLFYINEPSIIIGRNQNTIEEINREYVEEHGIHVVRRLSGGGAVYHDFGNLNFSFIMPDDGDSFRDFAKVTKPIIQALHELGISGAELKGRNDLVIDGLKFSGNAMYATNGRMFAHGTIMFDSDIDEVVNALKVKKEKIESKGIKSIRSRVTNIKPFLPEEKQGMTTEEFREDILLKIFGVSSVEEVKTYELTEKDWEKINQISEQYYRNWDWNYGKSPDFNFSRQKRFSIGSIEVHLNVSEGIIEDVKIFGDFFGLGDIKDVEQVLTGLKYDKATLQDAVETIDIKKYFGAIEAQDLLELLY is encoded by the coding sequence ATGATTTTTGTACCAAATGAAAACCATGATCCAAGAGTGAATTTAGCAATTGAGACCTTTTTACTGCAAGAGATGCCATTAGAAGAACCAATCTTGCTGTTTTACATCAATGAACCGTCAATCATTATTGGTCGAAATCAAAACACGATCGAAGAAATCAATCGTGAATATGTTGAAGAGCATGGCATCCATGTGGTACGTCGTTTAAGCGGTGGTGGGGCTGTGTATCATGATTTTGGTAACTTGAATTTCAGTTTCATCATGCCAGATGATGGGGATTCGTTCCGTGACTTTGCGAAGGTGACTAAACCAATCATTCAAGCGTTACACGAATTAGGTATTTCAGGTGCCGAATTAAAAGGACGTAATGACCTGGTGATCGATGGCTTGAAGTTTTCAGGGAATGCTATGTATGCTACAAATGGTCGAATGTTTGCACATGGAACGATCATGTTCGATTCAGACATTGATGAGGTAGTCAATGCGCTTAAAGTCAAAAAAGAAAAAATCGAATCTAAAGGAATCAAATCGATTCGTTCGCGAGTTACAAATATCAAACCATTCTTACCTGAGGAAAAACAAGGAATGACAACAGAAGAATTTCGTGAAGACATTCTTTTGAAAATCTTTGGGGTGTCTTCAGTAGAAGAAGTAAAAACTTATGAATTGACAGAAAAAGATTGGGAAAAAATCAATCAAATTTCTGAGCAGTATTATCGAAATTGGGATTGGAATTATGGAAAATCACCGGATTTCAACTTTTCACGCCAAAAACGCTTTTCAATTGGCTCGATCGAAGTACATCTGAATGTCTCAGAAGGGATCATCGAGGATGTAAAAATTTTCGGCGATTTCTTTGGTCTAGGAGATATCAAAGATGTTGAACAAGTGTTGACAGGGTTAAAATATGATAAAGCTACCTTACAAGACGCAGTTGAAACGATCGATATCAAGAAGTATTTTGGTGCGATCGAAGCACAAGATTTATTGGAGTTATTGTACTAA